Proteins encoded by one window of Paenibacillus urinalis:
- a CDS encoding YajQ family cyclic di-GMP-binding protein, which translates to MSSESSFDIVSKLDLAELTNAVTQAEKEIGSRYDFKGSKSSLKIEKDALIIVSDDEYKLNAVIDVLQSKMVKRGLPLKNLDYGKIEPASMGTVRQRLGFKQGIDQDNAKKINILIRDSKLKVKSQIQGDQIRVTGKSKNDLQAIIQLLRSSDLPLDLQFTNMK; encoded by the coding sequence ATGAGTTCAGAAAGTTCATTTGATATTGTATCCAAACTCGATTTGGCAGAATTAACGAACGCAGTTACACAAGCAGAGAAGGAAATAGGGAGTCGGTATGATTTTAAGGGAAGCAAAAGCAGCCTGAAGATTGAGAAGGATGCACTCATCATTGTTTCGGATGATGAATACAAGCTGAATGCAGTAATTGATGTACTGCAATCCAAGATGGTGAAGAGAGGTCTGCCTCTAAAAAACTTGGATTACGGCAAGATTGAACCTGCTTCTATGGGAACCGTAAGGCAGCGTCTTGGCTTCAAACAGGGAATTGATCAGGACAATGCGAAGAAGATTAATATTCTGATTCGGGATTCCAAACTGAAGGTGAAGAGCCAGATTCAAGGAGATCAAATCCGTGTGACTGGAAAGAGTAAAAATGATCTTCAAGCGATTATTCAATTGCTGCGATCAAGTGATCTTCCACTGGATCTGCAATTTACGAATATGAAGTAA
- a CDS encoding FtsK/SpoIIIE family DNA translocase — translation MARRKKKKKRAALGGVLKYEIYGIILITLSVIALSGEATVGRSLSKMFGLLLGKFYFIIPLIGIYYGLMVMIHRKWPSGWNHRKSGVLLLVLALTLMSTISAMEQKLSPIGELNPGGVMSQIHIDLQTELLRPAEASNTSMLGKDISGGYTGAVEYAALLWLFGSMGANLMMIVMFIISFMLITNLSYVDLIRIFRTRVLRAGKSLIQSWSSSKKTAVRHKTKQTKQKTRAVPAHEEVEDEEEEFISPSRKKVPLLFQLFGQGTGTKNNANAPLSAHDDEEELDGEGAIIYGESTAPASRSQQVWHEDASDNDQDLTPQLDRTSPQSPIIRDFFENVRSEGSVLEEDLDDAYEAKDSGHGEIPFSEELMTDAAEGHAESISDSGNEHLNSIPSAAGEAGAQKPPAKPPKPYKLPPFRLLAKPNGSGKGGDQNDYKQTARKLEATLESFGVRAKVLEVVRGPAVTRYEIQPDIGVKVSRIVSLTDDIALALAAKDIRMEAPIPGKSAIGIEVPNSEVSVVTMREVMETSTFQDAESKLSIAFGRDISGQTIVGNLARMPHLLVAGATGSGKSVCINGIITSILYKAKPTEVKFLMVDPKMVELNVYNGIPHLLAPVVTDPKRASLALKKIVVEMEKRYELFSKSGTRNVEGYNNLMKDNPDAVLPYIVVIVDELADLMMVAANDVEDAIARLAQMARAAGIHLIIATQRPSVDVITGVIKANIPSRIAFGVSSQVDSRTILDMGGAEKLLGRGDMLFMPMGSSKPVRVQGAFMSDHEVENIVSYVSNQADAEYDESLVPEIDDSVQQADEVQDELYEQAVQIILEAKQASVSLLQRRMRVGYTRAARLIDSMEARGIIGPYEGSKPREVLVSLEQYQANKISS, via the coding sequence TTGGCCAGAAGAAAGAAAAAGAAAAAGAGAGCAGCCCTTGGCGGGGTTCTTAAATATGAGATTTATGGGATCATATTGATTACCCTGTCGGTTATCGCTCTATCGGGTGAAGCCACTGTAGGACGATCCTTGTCCAAAATGTTTGGACTTCTGCTCGGCAAGTTTTACTTCATCATCCCCTTAATTGGTATCTATTACGGATTAATGGTGATGATTCATCGTAAATGGCCATCAGGGTGGAATCATCGTAAAAGTGGAGTTCTATTGTTAGTTCTTGCATTGACGTTAATGAGCACAATATCGGCCATGGAGCAGAAGCTGAGTCCTATAGGTGAATTGAATCCTGGCGGTGTGATGTCTCAAATACATATCGATTTGCAGACAGAGCTGTTAAGGCCTGCTGAAGCGAGCAATACTTCGATGCTTGGTAAAGACATCAGCGGCGGATACACAGGTGCAGTGGAATATGCAGCACTGCTATGGCTGTTCGGAAGCATGGGTGCGAATCTCATGATGATTGTCATGTTCATCATCAGCTTCATGCTGATAACGAACCTATCCTATGTCGATCTGATTCGTATATTCAGAACGCGGGTTCTCCGTGCAGGGAAATCACTGATTCAGAGCTGGAGCTCGTCCAAGAAGACAGCGGTACGTCACAAAACGAAGCAAACGAAACAGAAGACGAGGGCTGTTCCAGCTCATGAGGAAGTGGAGGATGAAGAGGAGGAGTTCATATCTCCTTCCCGAAAAAAGGTTCCTTTGTTATTCCAATTGTTTGGACAAGGAACCGGCACGAAGAACAATGCCAATGCTCCCTTGTCAGCTCATGATGATGAGGAGGAGCTTGATGGAGAAGGGGCAATTATATACGGTGAATCTACAGCTCCTGCCAGCCGCTCTCAGCAAGTGTGGCATGAGGATGCGTCGGACAATGATCAAGATCTGACTCCTCAGTTAGATCGAACAAGCCCTCAATCGCCTATCATTCGAGATTTCTTCGAAAATGTGCGCAGTGAAGGTTCTGTATTAGAGGAGGACCTGGATGATGCTTATGAGGCGAAGGACTCTGGGCATGGAGAGATCCCATTTAGTGAGGAATTGATGACGGATGCAGCTGAAGGCCATGCGGAATCGATAAGTGATAGTGGGAATGAACACTTGAATTCTATTCCGTCAGCAGCAGGAGAAGCGGGCGCACAGAAACCTCCTGCTAAGCCGCCGAAGCCATACAAGCTGCCCCCTTTTCGACTGCTTGCTAAACCAAATGGCAGCGGTAAGGGCGGAGATCAGAACGATTACAAGCAGACAGCGAGGAAGCTGGAAGCGACGCTGGAGAGCTTTGGTGTCAGAGCCAAAGTGCTTGAGGTTGTTCGAGGTCCGGCTGTGACAAGATATGAGATTCAGCCGGATATCGGTGTTAAAGTCAGCCGGATCGTCAGCTTGACAGATGATATCGCGCTCGCACTCGCAGCCAAGGACATTCGGATGGAGGCACCGATCCCGGGTAAATCGGCAATAGGTATTGAAGTGCCTAACAGTGAAGTATCTGTAGTCACGATGCGGGAAGTCATGGAGACGTCTACTTTCCAGGATGCTGAATCGAAATTGTCGATTGCTTTTGGCAGAGACATCTCAGGACAGACGATTGTTGGAAACCTGGCCCGAATGCCCCACTTGCTTGTCGCTGGTGCAACCGGTTCAGGTAAATCGGTATGTATTAACGGAATCATTACGAGTATTTTGTATAAGGCCAAGCCTACGGAAGTGAAGTTTCTCATGGTCGATCCGAAGATGGTGGAGCTAAATGTGTACAATGGCATTCCCCATTTGCTTGCACCTGTCGTCACCGATCCTAAACGCGCTTCTCTCGCACTGAAGAAGATTGTTGTCGAGATGGAGAAACGTTATGAACTCTTCTCAAAGTCGGGTACACGTAATGTCGAAGGGTATAACAATCTGATGAAGGACAACCCTGATGCTGTGCTGCCTTACATCGTCGTGATTGTCGATGAGCTTGCAGATCTCATGATGGTTGCCGCTAATGATGTAGAGGATGCCATTGCACGACTTGCACAGATGGCTCGTGCAGCAGGTATACACCTGATTATAGCTACGCAAAGGCCATCTGTTGATGTCATCACGGGTGTGATCAAGGCCAATATTCCTTCGCGCATCGCTTTCGGTGTATCCTCTCAAGTCGACTCAAGAACCATTCTTGATATGGGCGGAGCCGAGAAGCTGCTTGGACGAGGAGATATGCTGTTTATGCCTATGGGCTCTTCTAAGCCGGTTCGAGTTCAGGGTGCATTTATGAGCGATCATGAGGTGGAGAACATCGTAAGCTATGTCAGCAATCAGGCTGACGCAGAATACGACGAATCGCTTGTACCAGAGATCGATGATTCGGTTCAACAGGCAGATGAAGTACAGGATGAATTATATGAGCAGGCTGTCCAAATCATTCTAGAAGCTAAGCAAGCATCGGTTTCCTTACTGCAGCGTCGAATGAGGGTAGGCTACACGCGTGCTGCCAGACTAATCGACTCGATGGAGGCCAGAGGGATTATCGGACCTTACGAAGGCAGCAAGCCGAGGGAAGTCCTTGTATCGCTAGAGCAATACCAAGCTAACAAAATCAGCTCATAA
- a CDS encoding DUF3388 domain-containing protein — MEYKQWYMEYKIHKNRPGLLGDIASMLGMLEVNILTINGVEGKTRGMLLESDDDEKIKLLGEMLKKVNNITVTALRAPRLVDILAVRHGRYIDRDSDDRKTFRFTRDELGLLVDFLGEVFKREGNHVIGLRGMPRVGKTESIIAGSVCAMKRWTFVSSTLLRQTIRSQMSEDEMNPNNVFIIDGIVSTIRSNEKHYNLLQEIMNMPSTKVIEHPDIFVQESEYDYNNFDIIIELRNNPDEEILYDTFTANYTDDL; from the coding sequence ATGGAGTACAAACAGTGGTATATGGAATATAAAATACATAAGAACAGACCCGGCCTATTAGGTGATATTGCTTCAATGCTGGGTATGCTCGAAGTGAACATTTTGACAATAAACGGAGTCGAGGGCAAGACAAGAGGTATGCTTCTTGAATCTGACGACGATGAGAAAATAAAGCTTCTTGGAGAAATGCTCAAGAAGGTTAACAATATTACGGTGACTGCGCTTCGTGCGCCGAGGCTTGTTGATATATTGGCCGTGCGTCACGGCAGATATATTGATCGGGATTCGGATGACCGTAAGACGTTCCGCTTTACCCGTGACGAACTGGGTCTCCTTGTGGACTTTTTGGGTGAAGTATTCAAGAGAGAAGGTAATCATGTCATTGGTCTTCGCGGGATGCCGCGAGTGGGCAAGACGGAATCCATTATTGCAGGCAGTGTCTGTGCTATGAAGCGATGGACTTTTGTTTCTTCTACGCTCCTTCGTCAAACGATCAGGAGTCAAATGTCGGAGGACGAGATGAATCCGAACAATGTATTTATCATTGATGGTATTGTGAGCACAATTAGATCCAATGAAAAACATTATAATCTGCTCCAGGAAATTATGAATATGCCGAGCACCAAGGTTATTGAGCATCCGGATATTTTTGTTCAGGAGTCTGAATACGACTACAATAATTTTGATATTATTATTGAGCTTCGCAATAATCCGGATGAAGAAATTTTATATGATACATTTACTGCAAATTATACAGACGATCTATAA
- the sleB gene encoding spore cortex-lytic enzyme translates to MRKINLWILAGIILISATSYRVLLKTDHYEVSQAESSIEQQPQEAEAIPTFSQNEVRYGSSGKDVYELQGRLKYLGYYYGKVDSDFGAKTLGSVKWFQSEFGMKADGIVGASTKLKLYNATKDWRPTEPGPGLAYSGGGGQGGGKNTGQGNKTGDNDDSMGSNNSLGLTENEIKLMANAVYGEARGEPFEGQVAVAAVILNRVKAPQFPDTPSGVIFEPRAFTAVADGQIWLEPNEQARKAVLQAIDGWDPTGGCLYYFNPRTATSPWIWTREQVKTIGQHIFCL, encoded by the coding sequence ATGCGAAAAATCAATCTATGGATTCTTGCCGGCATCATCTTGATCTCAGCGACTTCATATCGTGTTCTGCTAAAGACAGATCATTATGAAGTGTCGCAAGCTGAATCCAGTATCGAGCAACAACCGCAGGAAGCCGAGGCTATTCCTACGTTTAGTCAGAATGAAGTCAGATATGGCTCGTCCGGAAAGGATGTATATGAACTTCAGGGCCGCCTCAAATATTTAGGTTATTACTATGGTAAAGTAGACAGCGATTTCGGTGCAAAAACGTTGGGCTCGGTGAAATGGTTCCAATCCGAATTCGGAATGAAGGCGGATGGAATCGTTGGAGCCAGTACGAAGCTGAAGCTGTATAACGCAACGAAGGATTGGCGTCCAACTGAACCAGGCCCAGGGTTAGCATACTCTGGGGGTGGAGGTCAAGGCGGAGGAAAAAACACAGGTCAAGGAAATAAAACAGGTGACAATGATGACAGCATGGGCAGCAACAACTCACTCGGCTTAACCGAGAATGAGATCAAGCTGATGGCGAATGCCGTATACGGAGAGGCTCGCGGTGAGCCTTTTGAAGGACAAGTCGCGGTGGCTGCGGTTATATTGAACCGGGTGAAGGCTCCTCAATTTCCAGATACACCATCAGGCGTCATCTTCGAGCCGAGAGCTTTTACTGCTGTTGCTGACGGACAAATTTGGCTTGAACCAAATGAACAAGCTAGAAAAGCAGTATTACAAGCCATTGACGGCTGGGATCCAACTGGAGGCTGCTTATATTACTTCAATCCTAGAACAGCGACCTCACCTTGGATATGGACACGTGAGCAAGTGAAAACAATTGGTCAGCATATATTCTGTTTGTAA
- the yfmF gene encoding EF-P 5-aminopentanol modification-associated protein YfmF produces the protein MTKAGFERGSNQHIRIHVLPTKRFKTFAISLYVGTPLKENTVTSTALIPFVLRRGTESYPETIQFREQLEELYGAGFGFDVYKRGDHQIIQFRMDTINDSFVQSSESLLDRSFSFLGEVVTSPAKENGKFRSSYVQAERETVRKRLESIVNDKMRYAAERCIEEMCKNEPYRLHPLGERSELDQINAATLYSSYEEWINNAGMDLYVVGDTTLEEVEGLVQKYFHLNRDHSLEYKTEAGHHDRRDVQTVVEKLNVSQGKLNMGLRTSITYGDDQYASALTYNGILGGYPHSKLFVNVREKHSLAYYASSRYDGHKGIATIQSGIEIPNYEKAVEIIHQQLADLKAGVISDLELNQTKAMIRNLLKEIQDSAFEMISYDFNRVLSGKERTTQELLEQIEALSKSDIQKAADTFELDTIYFLRDQKGE, from the coding sequence TTGACTAAAGCAGGATTTGAACGTGGCAGTAATCAGCATATTCGCATACACGTGCTGCCTACCAAGCGTTTTAAGACGTTTGCCATATCCCTCTACGTAGGGACACCTCTTAAAGAAAATACAGTTACCAGCACAGCGCTTATTCCCTTTGTGCTTCGCAGAGGCACCGAATCCTATCCGGAGACAATTCAGTTCCGTGAGCAGCTTGAGGAGCTGTATGGGGCAGGTTTTGGTTTTGATGTATATAAACGAGGGGATCATCAAATTATCCAATTCCGAATGGATACCATTAATGACTCCTTTGTGCAGAGCAGCGAAAGCTTGCTGGATCGTTCGTTCTCCTTCTTGGGTGAGGTTGTGACAAGTCCAGCCAAAGAAAATGGAAAGTTTCGCTCTTCTTATGTTCAAGCCGAACGAGAAACGGTCCGCAAGCGACTCGAATCCATCGTGAATGACAAGATGAGATATGCAGCTGAACGCTGTATTGAAGAGATGTGCAAGAATGAACCTTACCGGCTGCATCCACTGGGTGAACGCTCAGAGCTGGATCAGATTAATGCGGCTACGCTATATTCTTCATACGAAGAATGGATTAATAATGCTGGAATGGACTTGTACGTTGTCGGGGATACCACGCTCGAAGAGGTAGAGGGCCTTGTTCAGAAATACTTCCATTTGAATCGGGATCATTCATTGGAGTACAAGACGGAAGCAGGTCATCATGATCGCCGTGATGTTCAGACCGTGGTGGAAAAATTGAATGTAAGCCAGGGCAAGCTGAATATGGGCCTGCGAACCTCGATCACATATGGGGATGACCAATACGCTTCAGCATTAACTTATAACGGAATATTGGGTGGTTATCCACATTCCAAGCTCTTCGTAAATGTTCGTGAGAAGCACAGCTTGGCGTATTATGCATCCTCTAGATATGACGGTCACAAGGGGATTGCAACTATTCAGTCAGGGATTGAAATTCCGAATTATGAAAAAGCAGTCGAGATCATTCATCAGCAGCTTGCTGATCTGAAGGCAGGCGTCATCAGTGATCTGGAGCTGAATCAGACCAAGGCAATGATTCGTAATTTGCTGAAGGAGATTCAGGATTCTGCGTTTGAGATGATCTCGTATGATTTCAATCGGGTGTTATCCGGTAAGGAGCGTACGACGCAGGAGCTGCTGGAACAGATCGAAGCGTTATCCAAATCAGATATCCAGAAGGCAGCGGATACGTTTGAGCTGGATACGATTTATTTCTTGAGAGATCAAAAGGGGGAATGA
- a CDS encoding DUF3243 domain-containing protein, giving the protein MSTVVSNYDAWKKFLGERVVQAEKLGMSQDVINKLAYEIGDFLDEKVDPANQSNRALKELWDVGDDEERRTIAKLMVKLAKKNA; this is encoded by the coding sequence ATGTCAACAGTAGTGAGTAACTATGATGCATGGAAGAAGTTTCTAGGTGAGCGTGTCGTGCAAGCCGAAAAATTGGGGATGAGCCAGGATGTAATTAACAAATTGGCTTATGAGATTGGTGATTTCCTTGATGAGAAAGTCGATCCTGCTAACCAATCCAACCGCGCATTAAAAGAACTGTGGGATGTGGGCGATGATGAAGAACGTCGCACCATCGCAAAACTTATGGTCAAATTGGCCAAGAAAAATGCATAA
- the yfmH gene encoding EF-P 5-aminopentanol modification-associated protein YfmH, with protein sequence MESIRYEHLQETLYYEVMDNGLSVYVLPKPGFEKTYATFATKFGSVDNHFKVEGKQEQRVPDGIAHFLEHKMFEEPEGDIFATFASNGASANAFTSFDQTVYLFSATENVTKNIETLINFVQNPYFTDQNVNKEKGIIGQEINMYQDNPDWRVYFGLIEAMFQKHPVRIDIAGTVESISTITKETLYDCYNAFYHPSNMLLFVVGGVDAGEVMDLVRNNQAGKNYDKQGRIERLFEQEPTEVGEKRREARLAVSLPKCLFGFKEDTKGLQGEELLREDLTTRLMMDLLFGSSTELYQKLYDEDLISDGFGHEYNSSPQYRFSAIGGDTKDPDLLLSRVRAEVEEIQKSGFDAAHFERTRKKKMGGYLRMLNSPESIAHEFTRYQFRGGDLFNVLPIYESITLEDVNRRLKEHVNWEQLAVSLVVSP encoded by the coding sequence TTGGAGAGCATACGGTATGAACACCTGCAGGAAACTTTGTATTATGAAGTGATGGACAACGGACTCTCCGTATATGTACTGCCGAAGCCGGGCTTCGAGAAGACCTATGCTACGTTTGCGACAAAGTTTGGGTCCGTAGATAATCACTTTAAAGTAGAGGGTAAACAGGAGCAGCGCGTTCCAGATGGGATTGCCCATTTTTTGGAGCATAAAATGTTTGAAGAGCCGGAAGGCGATATTTTTGCTACTTTTGCTTCGAATGGAGCTTCCGCCAATGCCTTTACGAGCTTTGATCAAACCGTATACCTGTTCTCGGCTACGGAGAATGTCACTAAAAATATCGAAACGTTGATTAATTTTGTGCAAAATCCGTACTTCACAGATCAGAATGTAAACAAGGAAAAAGGGATTATTGGTCAGGAAATTAACATGTATCAGGATAATCCAGACTGGCGAGTTTATTTTGGATTAATTGAGGCTATGTTCCAGAAGCACCCGGTTCGGATCGACATTGCGGGAACGGTTGAATCCATCAGCACCATTACTAAGGAAACGTTGTACGATTGCTACAATGCATTTTATCATCCGAGCAACATGCTGTTATTTGTGGTAGGCGGTGTGGATGCAGGTGAAGTGATGGACCTTGTGAGAAATAATCAAGCAGGCAAAAATTATGACAAGCAAGGAAGAATTGAGCGCCTGTTTGAACAAGAACCAACTGAAGTGGGAGAGAAGCGGCGTGAAGCAAGACTGGCGGTTTCACTTCCTAAGTGTTTATTCGGCTTCAAGGAGGATACAAAGGGGCTGCAAGGAGAAGAGCTTCTGCGTGAAGATCTAACAACGAGATTGATGATGGATTTGTTGTTTGGCTCAAGTACAGAGCTGTATCAGAAGCTGTACGATGAAGATTTAATATCTGACGGCTTTGGTCATGAGTATAACAGCTCACCGCAGTATCGATTCTCTGCCATCGGCGGTGACACCAAGGATCCGGATCTGCTGCTCTCCCGAGTGCGTGCGGAAGTCGAGGAGATCCAGAAGAGCGGCTTTGATGCAGCTCATTTTGAACGCACACGCAAAAAGAAAATGGGCGGTTACCTTCGAATGCTGAATTCACCCGAGAGTATTGCACATGAATTTACCCGTTATCAGTTTAGAGGCGGAGACTTATTCAACGTGCTGCCGATATATGAGTCGATTACACTGGAGGATGTCAACAGACGTCTTAAAGAGCATGTGAATTGGGAACAGTTAGCCGTATCATTGGTGGTGAGTCCTTAA
- a CDS encoding helix-turn-helix domain-containing protein — protein sequence MSELGQQLKEARLQKGLSLDDVQEMTKIRKRYLEAIESGDYKVLPGSFYVRAFIKTYAETVGLNPEVLLEGHKKDVPAPEQEATMEPVMQKRSSRPQAERNNKWLSIVLPWTFLALILVLIYFYWVPTLNQAEDPNEPSTEQTDNQPVTNTPEPDTGEDAEDPGSEVGGGDPNGEDNPDATAPEEGTGQEEEPADEETVEDVPVSVTESGKSGNITIFDVSGGSAEEPITVEVKASGESWLEMYNGENSSGEQLVSGLTAAGDNHSFELTSEGMYIKSGYAPATEITVNGQVVTDGKTTNRILLQLAEGENNGSAQDGTNSDSESGSEDGQ from the coding sequence ATGTCTGAACTGGGTCAGCAGTTGAAGGAGGCCCGGCTGCAAAAAGGATTGAGTCTTGATGATGTTCAAGAGATGACAAAGATTAGAAAAAGGTATCTCGAAGCGATTGAATCGGGTGACTACAAAGTGCTGCCAGGCAGCTTCTATGTGCGGGCTTTTATTAAAACCTATGCAGAGACGGTGGGCTTGAATCCTGAAGTGCTGCTGGAGGGTCACAAGAAGGATGTTCCTGCTCCTGAGCAGGAAGCTACGATGGAACCTGTCATGCAGAAGCGTTCCAGCCGTCCGCAAGCAGAGCGGAACAATAAATGGCTGTCTATAGTTCTGCCATGGACTTTTTTAGCATTAATATTGGTACTTATTTATTTCTATTGGGTGCCTACCTTAAATCAGGCAGAAGATCCGAACGAGCCATCTACAGAACAAACGGATAATCAGCCTGTAACGAACACACCTGAGCCTGATACAGGTGAAGATGCTGAAGATCCTGGATCTGAAGTAGGTGGCGGTGATCCGAACGGTGAGGACAATCCAGATGCAACAGCACCTGAAGAGGGGACAGGCCAGGAAGAAGAACCTGCCGACGAAGAAACTGTAGAAGATGTTCCGGTTTCCGTTACAGAAAGCGGCAAATCAGGTAACATTACAATATTTGATGTGAGCGGCGGAAGTGCGGAAGAACCAATTACTGTTGAAGTTAAAGCTTCTGGCGAAAGCTGGCTTGAGATGTACAATGGTGAGAATTCAAGCGGTGAGCAGCTAGTTTCTGGCTTAACGGCTGCTGGAGACAATCATAGCTTTGAGTTGACGTCGGAAGGAATGTACATTAAGTCAGGCTATGCCCCAGCGACGGAAATCACTGTAAATGGTCAAGTGGTGACGGATGGCAAGACAACGAATCGTATTTTACTTCAGCTGGCTGAAGGCGAAAATAATGGTTCTGCACAAGATGGTACGAACAGCGATAGTGAATCGGGCTCTGAAGACGGTCAATAA
- the ymfI gene encoding elongation factor P 5-aminopentanone reductase produces the protein MEREAGSFMKPILETTVLVTGASRGIGASIAERFASIGMNVVIHYMNSHEAANEVARRCMDHGGRIMTVSADLRSKEQIERMYEKLKAHSMLPDILVNNAGVSHYGLLSDVSEEEWDAVMALNLKGVFLCTQMFMPHMISQRYGRIINVSSIWGISGASCEVLYSTTKGGINAFTKALAKELAPSGVTVNAVAPGAVETEMMQSFDADEIKSIEEEIPAGRLAKPDEISSLVYFLALPESGYINGQIISPNGGWLT, from the coding sequence ATGGAGAGAGAAGCCGGATCCTTCATGAAGCCTATTCTGGAGACTACGGTTCTGGTTACAGGAGCAAGCAGGGGAATTGGAGCATCCATAGCAGAACGATTTGCAAGCATTGGTATGAACGTGGTCATTCACTACATGAACTCACACGAGGCCGCGAATGAAGTGGCGAGACGCTGCATGGATCACGGCGGCAGAATCATGACTGTATCTGCTGATTTGCGGAGCAAGGAACAGATCGAAAGAATGTATGAGAAGCTTAAAGCACATAGCATGCTGCCCGATATTCTAGTGAACAATGCGGGAGTGAGTCATTATGGCTTGCTGAGCGATGTGTCTGAAGAAGAATGGGACGCGGTTATGGCGCTGAATTTAAAGGGTGTGTTTTTGTGTACCCAAATGTTTATGCCGCACATGATATCGCAGCGTTATGGACGCATTATCAATGTTTCTTCGATATGGGGAATCTCGGGTGCCTCCTGTGAGGTGCTCTATTCAACAACCAAGGGCGGCATCAATGCCTTCACCAAAGCACTTGCCAAGGAGCTTGCTCCTTCAGGCGTTACCGTTAATGCTGTTGCCCCAGGTGCTGTGGAGACTGAAATGATGCAGTCGTTTGATGCGGATGAGATCAAATCGATCGAAGAGGAGATTCCAGCAGGCAGACTGGCAAAACCGGATGAAATCTCTTCGCTGGTTTACTTCCTGGCACTGCCGGAGTCGGGCTACATTAATGGTCAGATCATATCGCCGAATGGCGGCTGGCTGACATAA
- the pgsA gene encoding CDP-diacylglycerol--glycerol-3-phosphate 3-phosphatidyltransferase translates to MNLPNRITLARIFMIPVMMVFLLVDFDMYPSPIQIGDYTLPYNQLIGAIIFIIAASTDGIDGYIARKHNLVTNLGKLLDPLADKLLITAVLVSLVEMGSIPSWIAVIIVSREFAVTGLRQIALLDGSVVAASAWGKIKTIVQIVAISLLLLNNFPFAFIGIPMDTILIWLATLITIYSGIDYFVKNKHLLTQTKA, encoded by the coding sequence TTGAATTTACCTAACCGGATTACACTGGCAAGAATTTTTATGATTCCGGTCATGATGGTGTTCTTGCTTGTTGATTTTGATATGTATCCTTCGCCGATTCAGATTGGGGACTATACATTGCCGTACAACCAGCTTATTGGAGCAATAATATTCATTATTGCGGCAAGCACGGATGGTATTGATGGATATATAGCCCGAAAGCATAATCTAGTTACTAACCTGGGCAAGCTTCTAGATCCACTCGCAGACAAGCTCCTTATTACTGCTGTGCTCGTATCTCTGGTTGAGATGGGAAGCATTCCTTCGTGGATTGCAGTTATTATTGTGAGCAGAGAGTTTGCCGTTACAGGTCTTCGGCAGATTGCACTGCTTGACGGCTCTGTCGTTGCTGCAAGTGCCTGGGGAAAGATCAAAACGATTGTTCAGATCGTGGCCATCTCGCTGCTGCTTCTGAACAATTTCCCGTTTGCCTTTATCGGAATACCGATGGATACCATATTAATATGGCTGGCAACCTTGATTACGATATACTCAGGCATTGATTATTTCGTGAAGAACAAGCATCTGCTGACCCAAACCAAAGCGTAA